A single genomic interval of Bacillota bacterium harbors:
- a CDS encoding glycoside hydrolase family 13 protein: protein MISGYRPLTVPSWVEKAVFYQIFPERFANGDPTNDPPGVLAWGEEPGETTFFGGDLQGIIEHLDYLGDLGITALYLNPIFASVSPHKYDTCDYYQIDSHFGDERVFKRLVGLLHDRKIKIILDGVFNHVGDEFWAFQDVIKRGTASPYVEWFHIYSFPVRRSPRPTYAAWWGFPDLPKLNTDNPVVQRYLFNAVSFWMKEFQIDGWRLDVPNEVSHTFWRKFREIVKQINPEAFILGEIWTIGTPWLQGDQFDSITHYQFRDVVLNFFARKRIDAGEFHAQLLGFQKTYPPKVQRGLINLLGSHDTERIATIFLRAAGGDISSSKVVSFSGYLRMKAALLFQFTYPGVPLIYYGDEIGMLGEEGPACRRPMIWEKEKHNQELFAYYKDLIKLRNTYFALQHGNFLPLCYHRKKNFYVFARQREEENEEVIIVLNNNDWKQTISFPVHRLRAPERKLWKDFFSGEIFTVQNGKVIVENVDGNSGLALVPIKSS from the coding sequence ATGATCTCCGGCTACCGGCCACTTACAGTTCCTTCGTGGGTGGAAAAAGCTGTTTTTTATCAAATTTTTCCCGAGCGTTTTGCAAACGGCGATCCTACCAACGATCCACCGGGGGTTTTAGCATGGGGTGAAGAACCGGGAGAAACAACATTTTTTGGTGGCGATCTCCAGGGAATTATCGAGCACCTTGATTATTTAGGTGATTTGGGAATTACGGCCCTTTATTTAAACCCGATTTTTGCTTCTGTTTCCCCTCATAAATACGATACGTGCGATTATTACCAGATCGATTCTCATTTTGGAGACGAGAGAGTTTTTAAGAGATTGGTGGGGCTATTGCATGACCGAAAAATCAAAATCATCCTTGACGGCGTCTTTAATCATGTAGGGGACGAATTCTGGGCCTTCCAGGATGTAATTAAAAGGGGCACGGCTTCTCCTTATGTAGAATGGTTTCACATATATAGCTTTCCTGTTCGGAGGTCACCTCGACCTACTTATGCGGCCTGGTGGGGATTTCCTGATTTACCGAAACTAAATACGGACAATCCTGTGGTCCAACGCTATCTTTTTAATGCTGTTTCTTTTTGGATGAAGGAATTTCAGATCGATGGTTGGCGCCTGGATGTTCCTAACGAGGTGAGCCACACTTTCTGGCGGAAATTCCGGGAAATCGTCAAGCAAATTAACCCCGAAGCTTTTATCCTGGGCGAGATATGGACTATAGGTACTCCCTGGCTCCAAGGAGATCAATTTGATTCTATTACCCACTACCAGTTCCGGGATGTGGTTTTAAACTTTTTCGCCCGAAAGCGCATTGATGCCGGTGAGTTTCATGCACAGCTTTTAGGCTTTCAGAAGACTTACCCTCCTAAGGTTCAAAGAGGGTTAATCAACTTATTGGGGAGTCATGATACGGAGCGGATTGCTACAATTTTTCTCCGCGCCGCTGGAGGAGACATTTCCTCTTCAAAAGTTGTTTCCTTTTCGGGTTACCTTCGTATGAAAGCAGCTCTTTTATTCCAGTTCACCTATCCCGGGGTCCCTTTAATCTATTACGGGGATGAAATCGGAATGTTGGGAGAGGAGGGGCCTGCATGCCGCCGTCCCATGATTTGGGAAAAGGAGAAACATAACCAGGAGCTATTTGCGTATTATAAGGATTTAATTAAATTGCGAAATACTTATTTCGCACTTCAACACGGTAATTTTTTACCTCTTTGTTATCACAGGAAAAAAAATTTTTACGTTTTTGCGAGACAAAGAGAAGAAGAAAATGAAGAAGTAATCATTGTGTTAAATAATAATGATTGGAAACAAACGATCAGCTTTCCGGTTCACAGATTACGGGCTCCGGAGAGAAAGCTTTGGAAAGACTTTTTCTCCGGGGAAATTTTTACTGTCCAGAATGGGAAAGTTATTGTTGAAAATGTTGATGGCAATTCCGGCTTAGCTCTCGTGCCAATAAAATCAAGTTAA
- a CDS encoding secondary thiamine-phosphate synthase enzyme YjbQ: MKTISLQTSRQVEFIDITGLIRKEVQAANCQEGICFLYVPHTTAGLMINEKADPDVIRDIDQILEKIIPLKGNYFHKEGNAHAHIKASVLGCTAFIFIKDGKPVLGTWQGVFFCEFDGPRRRSIYLKIMQEIGP, translated from the coding sequence GTGAAAACGATTTCCCTGCAAACTAGCCGTCAGGTTGAATTTATTGATATTACCGGCCTGATCAGGAAAGAAGTGCAGGCTGCAAACTGTCAAGAAGGAATCTGCTTTCTTTATGTCCCACACACCACGGCAGGGCTAATGATCAATGAAAAAGCGGATCCGGATGTTATTCGAGATATTGACCAAATCCTCGAAAAAATCATTCCTTTAAAGGGCAACTACTTTCACAAAGAAGGGAACGCCCATGCCCATATTAAAGCGAGCGTACTAGGATGCACTGCGTTTATTTTTATAAAGGACGGTAAACCAGTTTTGGGAACATGGCAGGGAGTCTTTTTCTGTGAATTTGACGGGCCGCGCCGGCGGTCTATATATTTAAAGATAATGCAGGAAATCGGACCTTGA
- a CDS encoding DUF3786 domain-containing protein yields MEQLKETLNKSYMNWDVTLELARKELSKIKPGEAAWRAGVKYDEVKKEFIVPFLNEEYHIKYPTGDVYHPQGREIPVVNRILTLHYLNSAKGVPIKHKWISFKELPSGQIYIDPFYNRAVRPLIKLFGQEPEALLKAGLALGGKRENLGDSSVTISVFPMVPITYVIWRGDEEFPPSGNILFDASAPNYLPLEDYAIIAGMVVYELRKKADQLTE; encoded by the coding sequence GTGGAACAACTTAAAGAAACTCTAAATAAGAGTTATATGAATTGGGATGTAACTTTGGAATTAGCTCGAAAAGAACTTAGTAAAATAAAACCAGGAGAGGCTGCCTGGCGGGCCGGAGTTAAATACGACGAAGTTAAAAAAGAATTTATTGTTCCATTTTTAAATGAGGAATATCATATAAAATATCCAACCGGAGATGTTTATCACCCTCAAGGTAGGGAAATACCTGTAGTGAACCGGATTTTGACTCTCCATTATTTAAATTCAGCCAAAGGGGTCCCTATCAAACACAAGTGGATTTCTTTTAAAGAACTTCCCTCGGGTCAGATCTATATCGATCCCTTTTACAATCGCGCCGTTCGTCCTTTGATTAAGCTTTTTGGACAGGAGCCGGAGGCATTGCTGAAAGCAGGCCTGGCCCTGGGTGGTAAAAGGGAAAATTTGGGAGACAGCAGTGTTACAATATCTGTCTTTCCGATGGTGCCCATAACCTACGTAATCTGGCGAGGTGATGAGGAGTTCCCACCTTCTGGTAATATTCTTTTTGATGCTTCTGCCCCCAATTATCTTCCCCTTGAAGATTACGCAATAATTGCAGGCATGGTTGTTTATGAGTTGCGGAAGAAAGCAGATCAATTAACAGAGTAA
- a CDS encoding TIGR04086 family membrane protein, whose translation MSEEKNIISKYAGNPVCFGILVAVGFGLISTIFLTLIFYFTALSETYLQPAGTTLYLIGAFGGGLLAAKRAGGKGLLCGATVGIFYFLFFTLLVLLIAPASFSLVNLALKAVYTLIVSATGGIIGIALTD comes from the coding sequence ATGTCAGAGGAAAAGAATATAATTTCTAAATATGCCGGAAATCCCGTCTGCTTTGGTATTCTAGTCGCAGTCGGCTTTGGACTCATCAGCACCATTTTTCTAACATTGATTTTTTATTTTACTGCACTTTCTGAAACTTACCTACAACCTGCCGGGACTACCCTCTATTTAATTGGCGCCTTTGGAGGGGGATTGTTAGCGGCAAAAAGGGCTGGCGGAAAAGGTCTTTTATGCGGAGCCACGGTGGGCATATTTTATTTTCTTTTTTTCACGCTTCTTGTGTTGTTAATCGCTCCCGCTTCTTTTTCTTTAGTGAACCTTGCTTTAAAAGCGGTCTACACGTTAATAGTATCAGCAACCGGCGGAATTATCGGGATTGCACTAACTGATTAG
- a CDS encoding response regulator, whose product MKHKVLIIDDDPLVTQIIKDTLEAAGFDTIVLHDPTRALVVAQALRPDIILVDRVMPKMDGCELCRQFRSNLFTSHLPIIMLTSRSDVADRITGLEAGADDYLCKPFEPLELVARFRAHLRRIQHERNTNPLTGLSGNPAIEKEIKARIVAKRKFAALYLDIDNFKAYNDTYGFLQGDEVIKFLAELLISVFQNEGNPDDFLGHVGGDDFIAITTPEHVDAICNLLIQGFDRGIQKFYSKEDLQRGFIVTVDRRGREQVFPLLSLSIGVVSNEYRAIDNHRLVGEIAAGLKKYAKTFPGSIYVKDRQKG is encoded by the coding sequence TTGAAACATAAAGTTTTGATTATTGATGACGATCCTCTCGTAACTCAAATAATCAAAGATACCTTAGAAGCAGCTGGTTTTGATACCATTGTACTTCATGATCCTACCCGGGCATTGGTGGTAGCTCAAGCCCTGCGTCCTGACATTATTCTTGTTGATCGCGTGATGCCTAAAATGGACGGATGCGAGCTCTGTCGTCAGTTTCGAAGCAACCTGTTTACTTCCCACCTTCCAATTATCATGCTTACTTCCCGCTCTGATGTAGCAGATAGGATTACGGGTCTTGAAGCAGGTGCCGATGATTATCTCTGTAAACCATTTGAGCCCCTAGAGTTAGTTGCACGTTTTCGTGCCCACCTCCGGCGGATTCAGCATGAAAGAAATACTAATCCGTTAACTGGTCTGAGTGGAAATCCTGCGATAGAAAAAGAAATTAAGGCTAGAATTGTGGCAAAAAGAAAATTTGCCGCGCTCTACCTTGATATTGATAATTTTAAAGCATATAATGATACATATGGTTTTTTGCAAGGGGACGAAGTAATTAAATTTCTTGCTGAACTTCTTATTTCCGTATTTCAAAATGAAGGCAATCCCGATGATTTTTTGGGTCACGTTGGTGGAGATGATTTTATTGCCATAACTACACCTGAACATGTGGACGCAATTTGTAACCTTTTGATTCAGGGTTTTGATCGGGGCATTCAGAAATTCTACAGTAAAGAGGATTTGCAGCGAGGTTTCATTGTAACAGTAGACCGGAGGGGGAGGGAACAAGTTTTTCCCCTTTTAAGTCTCTCGATCGGTGTGGTATCTAACGAGTACCGTGCTATAGATAACCACCGGTTGGTGGGAGAAATTGCTGCAGGACTTAAAAAATATGCGAAGACTTTTCCGGGTAGTATTTATGTGAAAGACCGCCAAAAAGGATAG
- a CDS encoding transcriptional repressor → MRPSFNSLCDKLQQKAYKITPQRQIILKAFFDHEQKHLSAEEVHGIVKEKHPEIGLATVYRTLEILASLDILHKIEFGDGCTRYEFSEAEVHHHHHLICVNCGKVMEFNDDLLETLETWVAKKTNFLVVDHQLKFYGYCGDCRFQK, encoded by the coding sequence TTGCGACCGAGCTTCAATTCTCTCTGCGACAAATTACAACAAAAAGCTTATAAAATTACACCTCAGCGCCAAATTATTTTAAAGGCCTTTTTCGATCACGAGCAGAAGCATTTAAGCGCCGAGGAGGTCCACGGAATAGTAAAAGAAAAGCATCCGGAGATCGGCCTTGCCACTGTTTACCGAACTTTAGAAATATTAGCAAGTTTAGATATTTTGCATAAGATCGAATTTGGAGATGGTTGTACGAGGTACGAATTTTCCGAGGCGGAAGTCCATCACCACCACCATTTAATTTGTGTTAATTGCGGCAAGGTTATGGAATTTAACGATGATCTACTCGAAACGCTTGAAACCTGGGTTGCGAAAAAAACCAATTTTCTGGTGGTTGATCACCAGCTAAAATTCTACGGATATTGTGGAGATTGCCGGTTCCAAAAATAA
- a CDS encoding tetratricopeptide repeat protein, with amino-acid sequence MNFKTKWDPLGKIQNLFKNSLQVRKLDNQKLTNQEGAREEIRKLYWVGNLALEVSQTNVSLLDKVLESGVDTPEIWKLKGESLMKQEQFFEANYCFDQVLRLAPNDAEALDSKGYCLYRLGYYEIALSCFIQALTSRSRDVAILTNTGICLCHLGRYKEALTYFERALRNGGCSPTLWNNKGFCLFKLGRYQEAYEAYKIALDYGGHELVDLLCNVAAALVGMGAYKEALYYFDRALQKDSEDPLLLNNVALCLEEQGRYDLALKCYEKALSYAPGNLTYLYNKGVCLVRVKCWEKALNCLEEVVKCDPNHSSAWGQLGAVYLAQGKSEEALVCYNNALGLMK; translated from the coding sequence TTGAATTTCAAAACCAAATGGGATCCACTGGGTAAAATTCAAAATTTGTTTAAAAACTCCCTACAGGTACGTAAATTAGATAATCAAAAATTAACCAATCAAGAAGGTGCAAGGGAAGAAATAAGAAAACTCTACTGGGTAGGAAATCTTGCGCTAGAGGTATCTCAAACCAATGTTTCACTATTGGATAAGGTACTTGAAAGTGGGGTGGATACTCCCGAGATCTGGAAGCTTAAAGGAGAAAGTTTAATGAAACAGGAGCAATTTTTTGAGGCTAATTATTGTTTTGACCAGGTACTGCGGCTTGCACCAAATGACGCTGAAGCCTTAGATAGTAAAGGTTACTGTTTATATAGATTGGGCTACTATGAGATTGCCCTTTCCTGTTTTATTCAAGCCCTGACATCACGCTCACGAGATGTAGCAATTTTAACAAATACAGGTATTTGTCTCTGTCATTTAGGCCGTTATAAGGAAGCGCTAACCTATTTTGAAAGGGCGTTGCGAAATGGTGGGTGTTCTCCTACCCTTTGGAATAACAAAGGTTTTTGTCTTTTTAAATTAGGACGTTATCAAGAAGCTTATGAAGCTTATAAAATAGCTTTAGATTATGGGGGGCATGAATTGGTTGATCTTTTGTGCAATGTTGCCGCGGCACTGGTCGGTATGGGTGCTTATAAGGAAGCCCTTTATTATTTCGATCGCGCGCTCCAAAAGGATTCAGAAGATCCCCTTCTCCTGAATAATGTTGCGCTTTGTCTGGAGGAGCAAGGCCGCTACGATCTTGCCCTGAAGTGTTACGAAAAGGCCCTCAGTTACGCCCCCGGTAATCTGACGTATTTATATAATAAAGGAGTGTGTCTAGTCAGGGTGAAATGCTGGGAAAAAGCTTTAAATTGCCTTGAAGAAGTGGTTAAATGCGATCCAAACCACTCTTCTGCCTGGGGTCAGTTAGGTGCTGTTTATTTGGCTCAGGGAAAAAGTGAAGAAGCTTTAGTTTGTTATAATAATGCCCTTGGGTTAATGAAATAA
- the folE gene encoding GTP cyclohydrolase I FolE, which translates to MDREKIIQGVRLLLEGIGEDPNREGLQGTPERVARMYEEIFCGLQYDPREELNVFFSENHDEMVLVKDIPLYSICEHHFLPFYGKAHVAYIPRQGRITGLSKLARVVEGFAKRPQLQERMTSQIADTIMEALNPLGVIVVVEAEHMCMTMRGIKKAGSKTLTSAVRGVFKSNEATRAEAFSLIRGKSE; encoded by the coding sequence ATGGATCGTGAGAAGATTATTCAGGGAGTGCGTCTCCTTTTAGAAGGAATTGGTGAGGACCCCAATCGGGAAGGGCTTCAGGGTACTCCGGAAAGGGTTGCTCGGATGTACGAAGAAATTTTTTGCGGGCTACAATACGATCCGAGAGAAGAGTTAAATGTCTTTTTTTCTGAAAATCATGATGAAATGGTTTTAGTTAAGGATATACCGCTATATTCGATTTGCGAACACCATTTTTTACCTTTTTATGGGAAAGCCCATGTTGCCTATATTCCCCGTCAGGGAAGAATTACCGGCTTAAGCAAATTGGCACGAGTAGTTGAAGGTTTCGCTAAAAGACCTCAGCTTCAAGAAAGAATGACATCTCAAATTGCTGATACAATTATGGAGGCACTCAACCCGTTGGGAGTAATCGTTGTGGTTGAGGCAGAACATATGTGTATGACGATGCGGGGCATTAAAAAAGCCGGATCAAAGACACTCACTTCAGCAGTGCGAGGTGTTTTTAAATCTAATGAAGCCACGAGAGCTGAGGCCTTTTCATTAATCAGGGGGAAGTCAGAGTAA
- the surE gene encoding 5'/3'-nucleotidase SurE: MRILLTNDDSIYAEGLAALWSALREIADVTVIAPDRERSASGHGITVDQPLRAERIPFFGSFAWAVNGTPVDCVKLGVNCLLNDKPDLVVAGINRGPNLGIDVLYSGTVSGALEGIILGIPALAVSVTEYINPNYQDAAFFIRRLVPKVLKTQICTGTLLNINVPSLPVHEIRGIKITKLGARKYLNSFEVRTDPRGRAYYWLGGDVVDLDEDPNTDVAAIKQKMISITPIHVDLTNYRALELLQELFLEFTGE; encoded by the coding sequence ATGAGAATTTTATTAACAAATGATGATAGTATTTATGCCGAAGGCCTGGCCGCACTCTGGTCTGCCCTCAGAGAGATTGCAGATGTTACCGTAATTGCCCCGGATCGAGAAAGGAGTGCGTCCGGTCACGGGATTACCGTTGATCAACCCCTCCGGGCCGAACGGATCCCTTTTTTTGGTAGTTTTGCCTGGGCGGTTAACGGGACTCCTGTGGATTGCGTTAAACTCGGTGTGAATTGTCTTTTAAATGATAAACCGGATCTGGTTGTTGCCGGGATTAATCGAGGACCGAATCTGGGAATTGACGTTCTCTATTCAGGAACCGTATCGGGGGCGTTGGAGGGGATAATTTTAGGGATTCCTGCACTTGCGGTTTCGGTTACGGAATATATCAACCCGAACTACCAGGATGCCGCTTTTTTTATCAGGAGATTGGTCCCTAAGGTATTGAAAACCCAAATTTGTACCGGTACTCTACTTAATATCAATGTTCCTTCTCTGCCAGTACATGAAATTCGAGGTATTAAAATAACGAAATTAGGTGCAAGGAAATATCTTAATTCTTTTGAAGTACGTACCGACCCCCGGGGCCGCGCTTATTACTGGTTAGGCGGGGACGTAGTGGACCTGGATGAGGATCCCAATACCGATGTTGCAGCGATTAAACAAAAAATGATTTCAATAACACCCATTCATGTTGATTTAACCAATTACCGGGCTCTCGAATTGTTGCAAGAACTATTTTTAGAATTTACGGGTGAATAG
- a CDS encoding RtcB family protein: MELVSLGKNRYKLPRQGKMRVEGIVYVNKNLYEHLFRDNSLKQLAQAASLPGVVRSVFGMPDIHQGFGLPIGGVMATAVPDGVISAGAVGMDINCGVRLLRTNLSIEMVNQELLYTLIKKIEVYVPTGVGKKSRRGSFNKEFFKKVLHLGVPFLVQNDYGWPEDALYVEENGCLPGAEINAVSREALRRGSEQLGTLGGGNHFIEIQVVDTIYEPRIASFFGIENDQILVMIHTGSRGFGHQICTDYTKILYRVAKEYGIEVPERGLACTPINSPEGQAYYAAMACAVNFAFCNRQLITHDIRQAFQCVFQKTPEELEMKIIYDVAHNIAKFEEHSEGKLLIHRKGATRALPPGHFANPEVYQKTGHPVLVPGSMGTASYVLVGTPKAAEPFYSVNHGAGRLLSRTAAEKGISGENFKASMQGIVFDERAYHLLLDEAPAAYKNIDDVVETLAEIDFVLKVARLRPLAVIKGKD; the protein is encoded by the coding sequence ATGGAGTTAGTTTCGCTTGGAAAAAACCGGTATAAGTTGCCGCGCCAGGGCAAGATGCGGGTGGAGGGAATAGTTTATGTTAACAAAAACCTATACGAGCATCTTTTTCGGGATAATTCCTTAAAACAACTTGCTCAGGCAGCATCTTTACCTGGAGTGGTCAGAAGCGTGTTTGGAATGCCCGATATTCATCAGGGTTTTGGGCTTCCAATTGGAGGGGTAATGGCAACAGCGGTACCTGATGGTGTAATATCAGCGGGAGCAGTTGGAATGGATATTAACTGCGGTGTTCGTTTGCTGCGGACTAATCTATCAATTGAAATGGTCAATCAGGAGCTTTTGTATACCTTAATTAAAAAAATCGAGGTATACGTTCCTACCGGGGTTGGAAAAAAGTCAAGAAGGGGGAGTTTTAACAAAGAGTTTTTTAAGAAAGTTCTCCATTTGGGAGTTCCGTTCCTGGTCCAAAATGATTATGGTTGGCCGGAAGATGCTCTGTATGTTGAAGAAAACGGCTGTTTACCGGGGGCTGAGATTAACGCGGTAAGCAGAGAAGCCTTGAGGAGAGGGTCTGAACAACTTGGTACGCTTGGAGGAGGAAATCACTTTATTGAAATTCAGGTGGTTGATACAATATACGAGCCCCGGATTGCTTCCTTTTTCGGAATCGAAAACGATCAGATTCTTGTTATGATTCACACGGGCAGCCGGGGGTTTGGTCACCAGATCTGTACAGATTACACGAAGATTTTATACCGGGTTGCAAAAGAATATGGGATTGAGGTTCCCGAGCGGGGACTTGCATGTACACCAATTAATTCTCCCGAAGGTCAGGCTTATTATGCCGCAATGGCCTGTGCCGTTAATTTCGCTTTTTGTAACAGACAACTAATTACCCATGATATTCGCCAGGCTTTCCAATGTGTTTTTCAGAAAACACCAGAAGAACTTGAAATGAAAATCATTTATGATGTCGCGCATAATATTGCAAAGTTTGAGGAGCATTCGGAGGGAAAGCTACTGATCCACCGGAAAGGAGCAACCAGAGCACTTCCGCCCGGTCATTTCGCCAACCCCGAAGTCTACCAAAAAACAGGTCACCCCGTCCTGGTACCGGGGAGTATGGGTACTGCTTCTTATGTACTTGTCGGTACACCTAAGGCTGCAGAACCCTTTTATTCTGTTAATCATGGTGCCGGACGCCTCCTTTCGCGAACTGCTGCTGAAAAGGGAATTTCCGGGGAAAACTTTAAGGCGAGTATGCAAGGAATTGTATTTGATGAAAGGGCTTACCATTTGTTGCTTGATGAGGCTCCTGCTGCTTACAAGAATATTGATGATGTCGTTGAGACCCTTGCAGAAATTGATTTCGTTCTGAAAGTGGCGAGATTACGTCCCCTTGCTGTAATCAAAGGAAAAGATTAG
- a CDS encoding MoxR family ATPase produces MKTIDELREGFIRAKYVINEEALNIIYLALRLEKPLLVCGPTGVGKTELAKVLSKIFAAKFIRVQCHEGLDENKALYDWNFQRQLVKIHLAAKSGAITEEDLFSFANILQRPLLQAITSEEPVVLLVDEIDRADLNFEAFLLEVLSDFQISIPEVGTIKARRKPIVVITNNGEREISEALRRRCVFLYLDFPTIEQEASIIKAQAPEILEDLGEDIALGVNRLLQPDHHASSYPTSTLDWARALLLLNADRLQKDYVEKTLTLLAKRKESLEAYQDFLTKHRLELPYSENKIHF; encoded by the coding sequence ATGAAGACAATCGACGAACTGCGTGAGGGTTTTATCCGTGCAAAATATGTGATCAATGAAGAGGCTTTAAATATTATTTACCTTGCCTTAAGGCTGGAGAAGCCTCTTCTGGTCTGCGGTCCCACCGGTGTCGGGAAAACTGAACTGGCAAAGGTTTTGAGCAAGATCTTCGCTGCGAAATTCATTAGAGTCCAATGTCACGAGGGTTTAGATGAAAACAAGGCTCTTTATGACTGGAATTTCCAGCGGCAGTTAGTAAAAATTCATCTCGCCGCAAAAAGTGGAGCAATTACCGAGGAGGACCTCTTCTCTTTTGCTAATATTCTCCAGCGTCCCCTTTTACAGGCGATTACTTCAGAGGAACCGGTTGTCCTTTTAGTTGATGAAATAGACCGGGCGGATCTTAATTTTGAAGCATTTTTACTGGAAGTCCTCTCCGATTTCCAGATCTCCATCCCTGAAGTAGGTACGATTAAAGCGCGCCGGAAACCCATTGTGGTGATTACGAACAACGGGGAAAGAGAAATTTCCGAAGCTCTGCGGAGGCGCTGCGTCTTTTTATATCTTGATTTTCCTACCATTGAACAGGAGGCATCGATTATTAAGGCCCAGGCTCCTGAGATTCTGGAGGACCTGGGTGAGGATATCGCCCTGGGTGTTAACCGGTTGCTCCAACCGGACCACCACGCGAGTTCATATCCAACTTCTACCCTGGATTGGGCAAGGGCACTACTATTACTAAATGCAGATCGCCTCCAAAAAGATTATGTTGAAAAAACTTTGACGTTACTGGCTAAAAGGAAAGAAAGCCTCGAAGCTTACCAGGATTTTCTGACAAAACACAGGCTTGAACTACCTTACTCTGAAAATAAGATTCATTTTTAG
- the nuoE gene encoding NADH-quinone oxidoreductase subunit NuoE, translating into MELQPGELEIIQAEVETVLQGYGSERENLIPILQDVQNKLGYLPKEAMQQIADGLNIPEIDVYGVGTFYNQFRLNPPGKHQIKVCMGTACHMMGGHIILDSFERRLSIKEGETTPDREFSLERVACVGCCALAPVVVVDEKVESKVSPIRVDGIMLAFEIEKQKSEEEKGQGEEGREQ; encoded by the coding sequence TTGGAACTGCAACCGGGAGAATTGGAAATTATTCAGGCTGAGGTGGAAACAGTTCTTCAGGGATACGGGTCGGAGCGTGAAAATCTGATTCCAATCCTCCAGGATGTTCAAAATAAACTGGGTTATCTTCCCAAAGAGGCTATGCAGCAGATCGCGGATGGTCTGAATATCCCGGAAATCGATGTTTACGGGGTTGGAACTTTTTATAACCAGTTTCGCTTAAACCCTCCAGGAAAACATCAAATCAAGGTTTGTATGGGTACGGCCTGCCATATGATGGGGGGGCACATCATCTTGGACTCCTTTGAACGGCGATTAAGTATTAAGGAGGGTGAAACGACGCCAGACCGCGAATTTAGTTTAGAGCGGGTAGCCTGCGTTGGGTGTTGCGCCCTGGCTCCTGTTGTTGTAGTTGATGAAAAGGTTGAAAGTAAAGTTTCACCGATCAGAGTAGATGGCATCATGCTGGCGTTTGAAATAGAGAAGCAAAAGAGCGAAGAAGAAAAAGGACAAGGGGAAGAAGGTAGAGAGCAGTGA